AGCCCTCGCCCATAAGAAACCTTTCTCTTGGCAGAGATAGCGCTGGCTCCCTGTTGTACTCTCTGCAAATATCTACGCAGCTTAAACATGAAATACATTTAGTCCAATCGAACAATGCTTTTCGATTAACCAGAGTTATGGCTTTTGTCGGACACCATTTTAAGCATTTCCCGCACCCAGAGCATTTTTCCGCAGAATATTGGGGGAACCTTTCAATCATGTGGGCTTCAGCTTTCCCCAATTTTGTAGCGGCTCCGATGCCGAGATTCTTTATGGCGCCAGCTACACCTGTTCCGGGATGCAGCTTTGCGTGAGCAACAGATATTATCGCGTGTGAGTAAGCCAAGGCTGAAGCTATATGCGCCTTTTTTAACTTTAAGCCGTCGATGGGAACCTCCACGCAATCTACTCCCATAATTCCGTCAGCGCATATTATTGGCGCCCCAACGGTCTCATGCGTGAAGCCATTATGAGCAGCAACCTTAATCACCTGGTGGGCAAAGGATCTCTCTTTATGACCTAAACCACACGTCTCTGTAACAAATGGGTCACCGCCCCTCTTCTTGACGTTTTCGACGATTCTCCTAATGTAGACGGGGCGCAGATATCTCGTTGAACCCAGAGTCCCGAAATGGACTTTTATAGCAACTATATCGTTACACTCGAAAATTTTGCCTAAGCCAGATTCCTCGAAAAGAACATCTATTTTCTCCAAAACACTCTTCCTATCAGCTCCTTTCTTCATCCTAAAATCCACAAAATAAACTTTTGAAACCATACCTTTTTACATTCTGACCATGAGATATAAGTTTTTGGATTAAAGGAATGCTTGCTGCTTAACGTATCATCAGTGGGGAGAAAAAACTTTGGCTAAAGGTGCCTGAAAGCTTCCTGAGTAGGGTTTTAAGATTAAAGTTTGTTTAATTCGTTTTTTCATATATGTATAGCCCTCTATAGGGTATGACAACTGGCTTTATGTCCAGTTCTTCCCTGAAGAGTTGAACGAAAACTTTTGGATTAATCGTCCTATCTTGGAAGCAATCATAGTGGCATGGTATAACAATTTTAGGCTTAATCACCTTAGCAAGGAGAAAAGCATCCTCAGGTTTTCGCTCAGGTATATCTCCTATAATGGGAAGCATGGCGACGTCAACCCTCTCTTTTATCACAGGCTCCAAGAATTTTTCAGGATCCTTTAAAATGCTTTTAGATGAATCGCCCATGTTATAAGCCTTTATGCCTTCCACCTCAAAAACGTAACCAAAGTGAGTTATTCTCAAATCACCGCACTCCGTCTCCCATGGCGGAACAGAATAGTAGGGGGTAACCCTCAAATCCCCTATTTTATAGGAGGAACCGGCCTCCAAAACCTTTACGCGGTTCTCTTCTACGCCCAGCTTCACTAAATGTTCGCACGACTCACGCGGGCCAAAGAATATCGTGTCCGGCGAACACTTAGCTATGATTGGCAGAGATATAGGGTCAGTGTGATCCAAATGGTCATGCGTACAAAACACATACTTTCCTCTAAACTCTTCAGGTCTCATGGGAGGCTCCGGATAAACATACTTGAACTTTTCGCTCCTAGAAAGATATAAATCAACGGCAAATATTGTTCCCCTAGAAGTTTTCATGATAAAGGAGTTTTGACCCAGCCAAAAAATGGCGAGTTTCCGGCAGCCTACTTTTAACCTCTCTATCTCCTCAAATAGGCTGGGCATATTTTTCTCCACCCGGCATATTGAGTCTAATATACACCTTTATAACTTTTTTGGCTTTAGAGACTATAAAAGATCAAAAACTTTTGAAAAGTTTCTTATATTCGTTCATAAGACAGTGCTAGTTTTGGTGGTCAAATGAGGATTATGGATGTGCGCTGCTTTAAATTACGTGAGGAAAAGGGAATTATTCCCGAAGGTTTCTGGGAGGAGCGCCTTATCAGACCCGTAGACCTTTATGAAAGGTTTAGGGCTGAGGGGGCTGAATTTCTCGGGGGTCGCCAGATCTTTGAGCAAATATTTCTAGAGATTTCATCGGACGAAGGCGTGAGAGGCTTATTTGGCCCAATTTCTTACAGTGTAGCTTCAATAGTTCTTCGAGATCTTAAGCGCCTGATTATTGGAGAGGACCCGTTCGCCGTAGAGAGGTTATGGGATATCATGTATAGGTATCAGGTTCATGGGCGGAAGGGTGAGTGCATGATGGCAATAAGCGCGGTTGACTCAGCGCTCTGGGACCTTATTGGAAAAGCCAAAGGAGAACCCGTGGTCAGATTGCTTGGAGGGCCTGTTCAAGAGAGGGTTCCAGCTTATGCTAGTATGCTCGGGTTCTCTTTAGAGCCTGAAAAAGTGTCTGAGAGGAGCCTAAAGATGGTTGAAGAAGGTTTTAAAGCCATGAAATGGTTCTTCCGGTACGGGCCTGAGAGCGGCATATATGGAATGCAGAAAAATATTGAGCTTGTAAAGACGATCCGTGATACTGTCGGATACGATATAGATTTGATGCTTGATTGCTGGATGAGCTGGTCATTTGATTACGCGGTTAAAATGGCTAAAAAGCTTGAAAGATATGAGCCAAGATGGATTGAGGAGCCTTTTATGCCCGACGACATCGATAGCTACGTTAGGCTCCGTAAGAAGACAGAGATACCAATAGCTGGCGGCGAACATGAATACACTAGATGGGGCGCGAAGGAACTTTTAAAGCGTGGAGCAGTAGATGTATTGCAAATGGATGTGCTGTGGGCGGGAGGTATAACTGAGATGAGAAAAATTTGCGCACTAGCATCTTCGGAAGGCATTCCAGTCATCCCGCACGCAGGCTGGACCGAGCCTTCTCAAGCCATCATATTCTCGCATCCACAGCATGTCTGTCCAATGATCGAATATCTGGTGAAACATGCATTCATTCAACAAGCTTTCAATAAAGATAAGCTAAAACCGGTAAAAGGGTGCTTTCACGCGCCAAGGAAAATAGGGCTTGGGTTTGAGCCAGACATGGAGAAATTGGTTCCAGGAGAGGTTCCCGCTTAAACCTCAATCTGAACCTTAATCGGGTTCCCAATTTTATCCATGTGCACCTTAAAGCCCTCCACTATCTTTTCAAGAGGAAAAACATGCGTGACTAGAGATTTTACGTCGACTTTCCTAGACGAGACCAGCTTGATGGCTGTTGGAAAAACATTCGCATATCTATGCACGCCTCTAATGTCTAGCTCCTTCATTAAGATCTTGTCGACAATTATCGGAACTTCAATTAATGGGTAGCCAACAAGCACTATACGCCCTCCAGGTTTAACGACATCTAATGCCTGCTGGAAGGCTTTCGGCGAGCCTGAGGCTTCGATAACTACGTCGACCCCTTTATTGTCTGTGAGCTCCATGACTCGCTCTATAGCGTTCTCCCTTGAGGCGTTTATAGTGAACTTGGCGCCCATCCCTGAAGCGTATTTAAGCCTGTATTCTACGATATCTATGACGAATGTTTCAATCACCCCATGAGATTTAGCCGCCTGCAAAGATAGCAACCCTATTGGCCCAGCGCCAAATATGGCAACGCTATCGTGAACGGAAACGCCGCCTCTTTTAGCTGCCATAAGCCCTACGGCTAAAGGCTCTATCATTGCCCCTTCCTCATAAGTCATGTTTTCAGGTATTGGGTAAACATTTTCAGCTGGAGCCGAAACGTATTCGGCGAACGCGCCGTTATATGGTGGAGCGCCGTAAAAACGGACGTTTGGACATAAATTATAGCGTCCAGACCTACAATACTCGCATACGCCGCATGTAAAACCCGGCTCTATCACAACTCTCTCGCCAACCTTTATACCTTTAACCTCCTCACCGACTTTTACAACCTCGCCCGAACACTCATGCCCCAATATCAGCGGATGATCCACAATAAATGTGCCTATTCTCCCATGGCAATAAAAATGCACATCTGATCCGCATATCCCGACACGCCTCATTTTAACTAGAACTTCCCTGGCATTAATCTTCGGGGTCTCAACATCTTCGATTCTCATATCGAACGGTTTATATAAGACCGCAGCCTTCATGGCTTTAATCCCCCGAAGAAGATTTCCTTTTCATTTAATTAAACTTTTTAAATTCTTGCACTTTAATAGGTCATGATGAGCGTCCTAACCATAGGCGAGATACTTGTTGAAATTATGCGGAAAACGAGAGATGTACCGTTCAGTGTTTCAGCAGAGTTTGTAGGTCCTTATCCTAGTGGTGCTCCAGCGATATTCGCTGATGCCGTCGCTAGATTAGGGTTTCCATCATCGATAATTGGGGCTGTTGGAGACGATGAATTTGGTATGCTCGTGCTTAATAGACTTAAGAGCGATGGTGTCAATGTTAGTCACGTTAAGATTTTAAGAAATTATCTTACCGGCATAGCGTTCATATCGTACTCTTCGGATGGCTCTAGAAAATTCATATTTCATCTTAAGCAATCAGCTTCTTCTAGGATCTCTGTAAAGGATGTTGATGCTGATTACATAGCTAGGTTTAAACATCTACATATTATGGGTTCAGCGCTTCTAATCGCAAATAGAGTTCGCGAGGCATGCTATAGAGCTGTGGAAATAGCTCATGGTATAGGAGCAACGGTATCCTTTGATCCTAACATTAGGCTGGAGCTTATGCCTATACAAAAGGTGAGAGAAATATGTAAGCCAATTATTGAAAGGGCCGACATGGTCCTACCAAACGCTGAAGAAGTGAAAGCGCTCACCAATAGCCATGATGTGGATTCAGCCTGCAGTAAATTGCTGGATAAAGGTGTAAACATCATTGCTTTAAAAATGGGGAGATTAGGGTCAGCAATATATGAGAAGGGCTGGAAAAAGCATATACCCGCATTTACGGTGGAAGAAGTCGATCCAACGGGGGCCGGGGATGTTTATGATGCTGCCTTTGTGGTAGGGTTGCTTAGGGGTTGGAGCGCTGAAAAAGCCGGATATTACGCTAATGCGGCTGGCGCATTGGCTGTGACTAAGTTTGGACCGATGGAAGGTTGCCCCACTCATGCTGAGGTTATGGATTTCATAAGAAGAGAGAACATTGGAATCCTGAGAATATTTAAAGAATAAAATCTAGATCCTTTTCTGAAGCCGAGCGGTAAATAGGTTCAGCCCAATTTGTAACATTGCTTTTCCAAGAAAAACATTTAAATTCCTTCTCCGTAATGAGAGAAGGAAAGTGAAGAGAAGATGGAAAAATGGCTTGAAAAACTGAAGGGTGAAAGAGCGTTTGTGATGCAAGGGGTCGCCTCACTTTTGCTCTTATTGACCACGATCCTAGTGAGTTCTACAAGTAGGGGGCTTCCTGAAGAAAATGGAATCATATCGGCTGCCATTTGTATAGCGATAATCGTCTTTGTAAACATCGCATTAACGCTCGCTAAGGAAGGCGTAGAAGGAATTTTTTTCGCATTAGTAGGCTCATTCATGGCTGGGGTTGCTGTTGTCATAGCTGGATCTAGACTTGCCTTTGATCCCAGTATAAATAGTTACTTTCTAGCCTCTTTAGCCCTATCAAGTATTCTTTCAATTAGCAGCAACCTTTACCTAATTCCGGAAAGATTTGATGTTGCTAGAACTAAATTGAGGAATCTTGGATTCTGGGTCTTTGTAACTTTAGCGGCAATCGCAGTGAATTTCGTCATAATGTATTGGGTTCCAAAAATAATTTAGGAGCTTTTTAGGAGGCGCATTAAACATGAACTATGCAATAGCGACGCTCGGAAGCCACTCTGCGCTTCAAATATTAAAGGGCGCAAAAGACGAAGGTTTTAGAACAATTGCTGTGTGTATAAGCGATCACGCCTTCGTTTACAGGAAATTCGGGGTTGCGGACGAGATAATTAAGATACCGTCTTACAGCGATTTCCACACCGTTGAAAACATTCTTCTTGAGAAGAATGCCATTCTAATCCCGCATGCATCACTAATAGCATACGTGGATCTAAAAACTATCGAGGGAATGAAGGTTCCCTACTATGGGAATAGAAAAATACTCTTTTGGGAAAGCGACAGAGAGAAGCAAAGAATATGGCTTGAAAAAGCAGGATTAAACCTACCGAAAGTTTTTAAGGACCCCTCAGAGATTGACAGGCTCGCCATAGTGAAGTTTCCGGGCGCTAAGGGCGGTCAAGGATACTTCTTAGTTAGGAATGAACGCGATTTCAAACGTAAAATAGGAAACATAAAAGAATACGTTATTCAGGAGTATGTTGTCGGCATCCCAGTCTATATCCATTACTTTTATTCGGTTATACGCGATGAACTTGAGCTCATGGGGTTTGACAGGCGCTATGAGTCAAATGTGGACGGCATTGGAAGAATACCTTCCAGCCTACAACGCGACCTTAAAGTGACATATACAATTGTTGGAAACTTTCCGCTCATGCTCCGCGAATCCCTTTTACCAGAGGTTTTTAGGATGGGGGAACGCGTTGTTGATGCGTCGAGGGAAATATGTAGTCCGGGG
This DNA window, taken from Candidatus Bathyarchaeia archaeon, encodes the following:
- a CDS encoding DUF362 domain-containing protein, with amino-acid sequence MKKGADRKSVLEKIDVLFEESGLGKIFECNDIVAIKVHFGTLGSTRYLRPVYIRRIVENVKKRGGDPFVTETCGLGHKERSFAHQVIKVAAHNGFTHETVGAPIICADGIMGVDCVEVPIDGLKLKKAHIASALAYSHAIISVAHAKLHPGTGVAGAIKNLGIGAATKLGKAEAHMIERFPQYSAEKCSGCGKCLKWCPTKAITLVNRKALFDWTKCISCLSCVDICREYNREPALSLPRERFLMGEGFLEGIIDNFSALVKVVGKEHIGYINFITEVTPHCDCPPYSDTPIVSDIGILAAQDPVAIDKCSADLINASQGIRDSVLGDANKEEVLMPGFDKIKYVTGRDWLRLLRLGEKVGLGSLEYELVKIDV
- a CDS encoding MBL fold metallo-hydrolase; protein product: MPSLFEEIERLKVGCRKLAIFWLGQNSFIMKTSRGTIFAVDLYLSRSEKFKYVYPEPPMRPEEFRGKYVFCTHDHLDHTDPISLPIIAKCSPDTIFFGPRESCEHLVKLGVEENRVKVLEAGSSYKIGDLRVTPYYSVPPWETECGDLRITHFGYVFEVEGIKAYNMGDSSKSILKDPEKFLEPVIKERVDVAMLPIIGDIPERKPEDAFLLAKVIKPKIVIPCHYDCFQDRTINPKVFVQLFREELDIKPVVIPYRGLYIYEKTN
- a CDS encoding enolase C-terminal domain-like protein encodes the protein MRIMDVRCFKLREEKGIIPEGFWEERLIRPVDLYERFRAEGAEFLGGRQIFEQIFLEISSDEGVRGLFGPISYSVASIVLRDLKRLIIGEDPFAVERLWDIMYRYQVHGRKGECMMAISAVDSALWDLIGKAKGEPVVRLLGGPVQERVPAYASMLGFSLEPEKVSERSLKMVEEGFKAMKWFFRYGPESGIYGMQKNIELVKTIRDTVGYDIDLMLDCWMSWSFDYAVKMAKKLERYEPRWIEEPFMPDDIDSYVRLRKKTEIPIAGGEHEYTRWGAKELLKRGAVDVLQMDVLWAGGITEMRKICALASSEGIPVIPHAGWTEPSQAIIFSHPQHVCPMIEYLVKHAFIQQAFNKDKLKPVKGCFHAPRKIGLGFEPDMEKLVPGEVPA
- a CDS encoding NAD(P)-dependent alcohol dehydrogenase, whose protein sequence is MKAAVLYKPFDMRIEDVETPKINAREVLVKMRRVGICGSDVHFYCHGRIGTFIVDHPLILGHECSGEVVKVGEEVKGIKVGERVVIEPGFTCGVCEYCRSGRYNLCPNVRFYGAPPYNGAFAEYVSAPAENVYPIPENMTYEEGAMIEPLAVGLMAAKRGGVSVHDSVAIFGAGPIGLLSLQAAKSHGVIETFVIDIVEYRLKYASGMGAKFTINASRENAIERVMELTDNKGVDVVIEASGSPKAFQQALDVVKPGGRIVLVGYPLIEVPIIVDKILMKELDIRGVHRYANVFPTAIKLVSSRKVDVKSLVTHVFPLEKIVEGFKVHMDKIGNPIKVQIEV
- a CDS encoding formate--phosphoribosylaminoimidazolecarboxamide ligase, which encodes MNYAIATLGSHSALQILKGAKDEGFRTIAVCISDHAFVYRKFGVADEIIKIPSYSDFHTVENILLEKNAILIPHASLIAYVDLKTIEGMKVPYYGNRKILFWESDREKQRIWLEKAGLNLPKVFKDPSEIDRLAIVKFPGAKGGQGYFLVRNERDFKRKIGNIKEYVIQEYVVGIPVYIHYFYSVIRDELELMGFDRRYESNVDGIGRIPSSLQRDLKVTYTIVGNFPLMLRESLLPEVFRMGERVVDASREICSPGIYGPFCLETVVTPDLKFYVFEISARIVAGTNVFMETSPYALIKHGKPMSTGRRIALEIREAIEQGRLKEILG
- a CDS encoding sugar kinase, whose protein sequence is MMSVLTIGEILVEIMRKTRDVPFSVSAEFVGPYPSGAPAIFADAVARLGFPSSIIGAVGDDEFGMLVLNRLKSDGVNVSHVKILRNYLTGIAFISYSSDGSRKFIFHLKQSASSRISVKDVDADYIARFKHLHIMGSALLIANRVREACYRAVEIAHGIGATVSFDPNIRLELMPIQKVREICKPIIERADMVLPNAEEVKALTNSHDVDSACSKLLDKGVNIIALKMGRLGSAIYEKGWKKHIPAFTVEEVDPTGAGDVYDAAFVVGLLRGWSAEKAGYYANAAGALAVTKFGPMEGCPTHAEVMDFIRRENIGILRIFKE